In Streptomyces sp. NBC_01426, one genomic interval encodes:
- a CDS encoding MFS transporter, which yields MSTGTGANSAPGHISTIDDAAGHKQSMFSSLKIRNYRLFATGQVVSNTGTWMQRIAQDWLVLSLTGSASAVGITIALQFLPMLMFGLYGGVLADRLPKRPLLLATQSAMGLTGIALAALTLAGNVQVWHVYLAAFLLGLVTVVDNPARQTFVSEMVGKDQVANAVSLNSANFQSARLVGPAIAGVLITAVGSGWAFLLNGLSFAAPIAGLLMMRTSELHPVVPQPRAKGQLREGLRYVAGRPELIWPIVLVGFIGTFGFNFPIWLSAFVSDVFHGDAGTYGLFNTLIAAGSLAGALLAARRGHSRLRVLVAAAVLFGLLLTVTAFAPGFWLFAALLVPIGMFGLTVNVTANSSVQMATDPEMRGRVMALFMMVFTGGTPLGAPLVGWITDTHGARAGMAAGGLISLAAALAIAVVLSRVGNLRLHVSRRGVAFVPSDRTRELVAAA from the coding sequence TTGAGTACGGGAACCGGAGCAAACTCCGCACCCGGCCACATATCCACCATCGACGACGCAGCTGGGCACAAGCAGTCCATGTTCAGCTCGCTGAAGATCCGCAACTACCGGCTCTTCGCCACGGGACAGGTCGTCTCGAATACCGGCACCTGGATGCAGCGCATCGCCCAGGACTGGCTCGTCCTCTCCCTGACCGGCTCCGCCTCGGCCGTCGGCATCACCATCGCCCTGCAGTTCCTGCCGATGCTGATGTTCGGCCTCTACGGAGGCGTACTCGCCGACCGGCTGCCCAAGCGGCCACTGCTGCTGGCCACCCAGAGCGCCATGGGCCTCACCGGCATCGCGCTCGCCGCGCTCACCCTGGCCGGCAACGTCCAGGTCTGGCACGTGTACCTCGCCGCCTTCCTGCTCGGCCTCGTCACCGTCGTGGACAACCCGGCGCGCCAGACGTTCGTCTCCGAGATGGTCGGCAAGGACCAGGTCGCCAACGCGGTCAGTCTGAACTCCGCCAACTTCCAGTCCGCGCGGCTGGTCGGCCCGGCGATCGCCGGCGTGCTGATCACCGCCGTCGGCTCCGGCTGGGCCTTCCTGCTGAACGGGCTGTCCTTCGCCGCCCCCATCGCCGGCCTGCTGATGATGCGGACGAGCGAACTCCACCCGGTGGTGCCGCAGCCGCGCGCCAAGGGGCAATTGCGCGAGGGCCTGCGCTACGTCGCGGGCCGGCCGGAGCTGATCTGGCCCATCGTGCTGGTCGGGTTCATCGGGACCTTCGGGTTCAACTTCCCGATCTGGCTGTCGGCCTTCGTCAGCGATGTCTTCCACGGCGACGCGGGCACGTACGGGCTGTTCAACACCCTGATCGCGGCCGGTTCCCTGGCCGGCGCCCTGCTGGCGGCCCGACGCGGCCACTCCCGGCTGCGGGTGCTGGTGGCGGCCGCCGTGCTGTTCGGCCTGCTGCTCACCGTGACCGCGTTCGCGCCGGGGTTCTGGCTGTTCGCGGCGCTGCTCGTGCCGATCGGCATGTTCGGCCTGACGGTCAACGTCACCGCGAACTCCAGCGTGCAGATGGCCACCGACCCCGAGATGCGGGGCCGCGTCATGGCCCTGTTCATGATGGTGTTCACCGGCGGCACCCCGCTGGGCGCACCGCTGGTCGGCTGGATCACGGACACCCACGGGGCGCGCGCCGGCATGGCCGCCGGCGGTCTGATCTCCCTGGCCGCCGCGCTCGCCATCGCGGTGGTGCTGTCCCGGGTCGGCAACCTCCGGCTGCACGTGAGCCGGCGCGGGGTGGCCTTCGTGCCCTCGGACCGCACCCGCGAACTGGTCGCCGCCGCCTGA
- a CDS encoding MFS transporter → MGHYWPVAPVRSSDDGSGPARRAGRAVGRALHLPITGTARGIRRATHAHGAGESGLGRLIELHAINGAGDVMITVALASTVFFSVPTDEARGRVALYLAITMAPFTLLAPVIGPLLDRLPHGRRAAMAAAMLARALLAVMMSGAVATGGLELYPAALGVLVASKAYGVVRSAVVPRLLPPKFSLVKANSRVTLAGLLATGAAAPVAAGLHTIGPPWPLYGACAIFIWGTFAAFTLPHKVDEAKGERRARLSTHEAHSRKPGLRTVSRPVLCGLMANAAMRGLSGFLIFFLAFLLRDHPLAGQSAAVSLGIVGIAAGLGNAVGTAVGAWLRARAPETIIAAVLSLTLGVSVLAAVFVSGLFMAVLAATAGFCQALAKLSLDAMIQRDVPEAVRTSAFARSETLLQMAWVLGGAIGIALPLNGVLGMAVAAAIVAAGTTMALRGVLTSPRRPQGSARARVA, encoded by the coding sequence GTGGGGCACTATTGGCCCGTGGCACCCGTACGGTCGTCCGACGACGGCTCGGGACCGGCCAGGCGGGCCGGCCGGGCTGTCGGGCGCGCCCTGCACCTGCCCATCACCGGCACGGCACGCGGGATCCGGCGGGCCACGCACGCCCACGGGGCCGGCGAGTCGGGGCTCGGCCGACTCATCGAACTCCACGCCATCAACGGCGCCGGCGACGTGATGATCACCGTGGCGCTGGCCTCGACGGTGTTCTTCTCCGTCCCCACGGACGAGGCGCGCGGCCGGGTGGCGCTCTACCTCGCCATCACCATGGCCCCCTTCACCCTGCTGGCCCCCGTCATCGGTCCGCTGTTGGACCGACTGCCGCACGGTCGGCGCGCCGCGATGGCCGCGGCGATGCTGGCCCGGGCCCTGCTCGCGGTGATGATGTCCGGCGCGGTGGCCACCGGCGGACTGGAGCTGTACCCGGCGGCCTTGGGCGTCCTCGTCGCGTCGAAGGCGTACGGGGTGGTCCGCAGCGCCGTGGTGCCCCGACTGCTCCCGCCGAAGTTCTCCCTCGTCAAGGCGAACTCCCGGGTCACGCTGGCCGGCCTGCTCGCCACCGGGGCCGCCGCGCCGGTCGCGGCCGGACTCCACACGATCGGGCCGCCCTGGCCGCTGTACGGGGCCTGCGCCATCTTCATCTGGGGGACCTTCGCCGCGTTCACGCTGCCGCACAAGGTCGACGAGGCCAAGGGCGAACGCCGCGCCCGGCTGTCCACGCACGAGGCGCACTCGCGCAAGCCCGGTCTGCGGACCGTGAGCCGTCCGGTGCTGTGCGGGCTGATGGCCAACGCGGCGATGCGCGGACTGTCCGGGTTCCTGATCTTCTTCCTGGCGTTCCTGCTGCGCGACCACCCGCTCGCCGGCCAGAGCGCGGCCGTGTCGCTGGGCATCGTGGGCATCGCGGCCGGCCTGGGCAACGCGGTCGGCACGGCGGTGGGCGCGTGGCTGCGCGCCCGGGCGCCGGAGACCATCATCGCGGCGGTGCTGTCGCTGACCCTGGGGGTCTCCGTGCTGGCGGCCGTCTTCGTCAGCGGGCTGTTCATGGCGGTGCTGGCGGCCACGGCGGGCTTCTGCCAGGCCCTGGCGAAGCTGTCGCTGGACGCGATGATCCAGCGGGACGTCCCGGAGGCGGTGCGCACCTCGGCCTTCGCACGCTCGGAGACCCTGTTGCAGATGGCGTGGGTGCTGGGCGGCGCGATCGGGATCGCGCTCCCGCTGAACGGGGTACTGGGCATGGCCGTCGCGGCGGCCATCGTCGCGGCCGGCACCACGATGGCCCTGCGCGGCGTCCTCACCTCCCCGCGCCGGCCCCAGGGTTCCGCGCGGGCCCGGGTGGCGTAG
- a CDS encoding DUF2771 domain-containing protein: protein MTAPLFSGRARRSVAALGAVSAGLLLLSACDKPTPLATVTVGTSSVSAEAACQNDGKELSVDKVQECLTNVKEAKTVEYGRGDTLRLGVEPEVVEDGKQWQALLDGQPITEPSSNTYRSFSGADVFATGGQGEAPTSKMLGFVQVGDGGKPLAVWAFKLKLKSN, encoded by the coding sequence ATGACCGCACCGCTTTTCTCGGGTAGGGCCCGCCGCAGCGTCGCGGCCCTCGGAGCCGTGTCCGCCGGCCTCCTCCTCCTGTCCGCCTGCGACAAGCCGACGCCGCTCGCGACGGTGACCGTCGGCACGTCCTCGGTGTCCGCCGAGGCCGCCTGCCAGAACGACGGCAAGGAACTCTCCGTGGACAAGGTCCAGGAGTGCCTCACCAACGTGAAGGAAGCCAAGACCGTCGAGTACGGCCGCGGCGACACGCTGCGCCTCGGTGTCGAGCCCGAGGTCGTCGAGGACGGCAAGCAGTGGCAGGCCCTCCTGGACGGCCAGCCCATCACCGAGCCCTCCTCGAACACCTACCGCAGCTTCAGCGGCGCCGACGTCTTCGCGACGGGCGGCCAGGGCGAGGCGCCCACGTCGAAGATGCTCGGCTTCGTCCAGGTGGGCGACGGCGGCAAGCCGCTCGCCGTCTGGGCGTTCAAGCTCAAGCTCAAGTCCAACTAG
- a CDS encoding futalosine hydrolase translates to MRALIVTAVAAEADSVVAGLTPHPDPATPDPRTLSRGGYLVTRRDLPGLAVDVLVGGVGPAAAAAATATALALADYTLVVSAGIGGGFAPAAPLGTLVVADAVVAADLGADTPDGYLSVDALGFGRSAHLPPAELAARAAEATGALLAPVLTVSTVTGTAARAAELAARHPLAGAEAMEGFGVAEAAAAHGLPVLEIRAVSNAVGPRDRDAWRIGDALAALGDGFRALGPVLAHWGGQHEQHR, encoded by the coding sequence GTGCGCGCGCTCATCGTGACCGCCGTGGCCGCGGAGGCAGACTCCGTGGTCGCCGGTCTCACCCCTCATCCGGACCCGGCCACGCCGGACCCGCGCACCCTGTCCCGCGGCGGCTACCTCGTCACCCGCCGCGACCTGCCCGGCCTCGCCGTCGACGTGCTCGTCGGCGGTGTCGGCCCGGCCGCCGCCGCGGCCGCCACGGCCACCGCGCTCGCGCTGGCCGACTACACGCTCGTCGTCTCCGCCGGCATCGGCGGCGGGTTCGCGCCCGCCGCCCCGCTCGGCACGCTCGTCGTCGCCGACGCGGTGGTGGCCGCCGACCTGGGCGCCGACACACCCGACGGGTACCTGTCCGTCGACGCGCTCGGCTTCGGCCGGAGCGCGCACCTGCCGCCCGCCGAACTCGCCGCCCGCGCCGCCGAGGCGACCGGGGCGCTGCTCGCACCCGTCCTCACCGTCTCCACCGTCACCGGCACCGCCGCGCGGGCCGCCGAACTCGCCGCCCGGCACCCGCTCGCGGGCGCGGAGGCCATGGAGGGCTTCGGGGTGGCGGAGGCGGCCGCCGCGCACGGGTTGCCGGTGCTGGAGATCCGCGCCGTGTCCAACGCGGTCGGCCCCCGTGACCGCGACGCCTGGCGGATCGGGGACGCGCTGGCCGCGCTGGGCGACGGCTTCCGCGCGCTGGGACCCGTACTCGCCCACTGGGGAGGACAGCATGAACAGCACAGGTGA
- a CDS encoding GDSL-type esterase/lipase family protein produces MRFMFVGDSMTIGRAGDYTWRYRMWQHLNATMGGPYAIVGPRGEVYDSLTDGPTSHEYADPGFPAPARRHLAGWGEGWQHMAPLIGPAVREGRADVLLVSLGLIDLGFYTKAEQTADNVRRFVARARAAHSRVRMVLLPVIPNVRAESDAPFAAEVARFNELLAKAVADLSTDASPILLAARPQAYDIHRDTYDGTHPNASGEHRLAGEFAAVLHQAWGIGGPYRGL; encoded by the coding sequence ATGCGTTTCATGTTCGTCGGCGACTCCATGACCATCGGACGCGCCGGCGACTACACCTGGCGCTACCGGATGTGGCAGCACCTGAACGCCACCATGGGCGGGCCGTACGCGATCGTCGGCCCGCGCGGCGAGGTGTACGACTCCCTCACCGACGGGCCCACCAGCCACGAGTACGCCGACCCGGGCTTCCCCGCGCCCGCCCGCCGCCACCTGGCCGGTTGGGGCGAGGGGTGGCAGCACATGGCCCCGCTCATCGGGCCGGCCGTCCGCGAGGGCCGGGCCGACGTGCTGCTGGTCTCGCTCGGTCTCATAGACCTCGGCTTCTACACGAAGGCCGAGCAGACCGCCGACAACGTGCGCCGCTTCGTCGCGCGGGCCCGCGCCGCCCACTCCCGCGTCCGGATGGTCCTGCTGCCCGTCATCCCCAACGTCCGCGCCGAGTCGGACGCGCCGTTCGCCGCCGAGGTCGCGCGGTTCAACGAGCTGCTGGCGAAGGCGGTCGCCGACCTGTCCACCGACGCCTCGCCGATCCTGCTGGCCGCCCGCCCGCAGGCGTACGACATCCACCGCGACACCTACGACGGCACGCACCCCAACGCCTCGGGCGAGCACCGGCTGGCGGGGGAGTTCGCCGCGGTGCTGCACCAGGCGTGGGGCATCGGCGGCCCCTACCGGGGCCTGTAA
- a CDS encoding WD40 repeat domain-containing protein, which produces MRLLPTLTACSAALVLAVSAGPAAAADTPSGFTIADPRIKESSGLTASRIHPGVYWTHNDSDDGPYVYAVDSASGKTVARVTLTGIGRPRDVEAISLGPDGQLYVGDIGDNKGGTWDHVWIYRFPEPKVLADATVRAEQFTVTYADGPRNAEALMVHPVTGRVYIASKDEDKGGLYEGPGRLTAGGPNVFRRVADLPWVTDGAFSPDGGALTLRGYFFARTWAWKDGRPVGSGEGVAAPWQGQAESVTYTADGSALMFGAEGAGSRVVAVPVPARAGAAPAPSGGTRAPARPGSPAAATQAQDPQDKGSFAKGALVLAGGTVLLLAGRRLVRRRTPKA; this is translated from the coding sequence ATGCGCCTGCTGCCGACGTTGACCGCCTGCTCCGCCGCCCTCGTCCTCGCCGTGTCGGCGGGACCGGCCGCGGCGGCCGACACCCCCTCCGGGTTCACGATCGCCGACCCCCGGATCAAGGAGTCCAGCGGGCTGACGGCCAGCCGGATCCACCCGGGCGTGTACTGGACGCACAACGACAGCGACGACGGTCCGTACGTGTACGCCGTGGACTCCGCGAGCGGGAAGACCGTGGCCCGGGTGACCCTCACCGGGATCGGTCGGCCGCGCGACGTCGAGGCCATCTCGCTGGGGCCGGACGGGCAGCTGTACGTCGGCGACATCGGGGACAACAAGGGCGGTACCTGGGACCACGTGTGGATCTACCGCTTCCCCGAGCCGAAGGTGCTGGCCGACGCGACGGTCAGGGCCGAGCAGTTCACGGTGACGTACGCCGACGGGCCGCGGAACGCGGAGGCCCTGATGGTGCATCCGGTGACGGGGCGGGTGTACATCGCGAGCAAGGACGAGGACAAGGGCGGCCTGTACGAGGGGCCGGGCCGGCTGACCGCCGGTGGGCCGAACGTGTTCCGGCGGGTCGCGGACCTGCCGTGGGTGACGGACGGGGCGTTCTCCCCGGACGGCGGCGCGCTGACGCTGCGCGGGTACTTCTTCGCGCGGACGTGGGCGTGGAAGGACGGACGGCCGGTGGGCTCCGGCGAGGGGGTGGCCGCGCCGTGGCAGGGCCAGGCGGAGTCGGTGACGTACACGGCCGACGGGTCGGCGCTGATGTTCGGCGCGGAGGGCGCGGGCAGCCGGGTGGTGGCGGTACCGGTGCCGGCGCGGGCGGGCGCCGCCCCGGCTCCCTCCGGCGGCACCCGGGCGCCGGCCCGACCCGGATCGCCGGCCGCGGCGACGCAGGCGCAGGACCCGCAGGACAAGGGCAGCTTCGCGAAGGGCGCCCTGGTGCTGGCGGGCGGGACGGTGCTGCTCCTGGCGGGACGGCGGCTGGTGCGCCGCCGGACGCCCAAGGCCTGA
- a CDS encoding ribbon-helix-helix protein, CopG family codes for MGTHVLSMRIDGELLERLRTHAAKRGMSVQDYVVRTLIRDDFDERFKTAVDETEKFYGLT; via the coding sequence ATGGGGACACATGTGCTGAGCATGCGCATAGACGGGGAGCTGCTCGAACGCCTCCGGACTCATGCGGCCAAACGCGGAATGAGCGTCCAGGACTACGTGGTCCGGACGCTCATTCGCGACGACTTCGACGAGCGGTTCAAGACGGCCGTCGACGAGACGGAGAAGTTCTACGGGCTCACCTGA
- a CDS encoding DUF2530 domain-containing protein has translation MAKWTAQHEAPEPLEGPVVATVVGGTIIWFVLFLVQLPFYGWFADRGMLWWVWTPLAGAALGLFGIWYARGREAAIKRHKEQQAAAADGSGAAGAQ, from the coding sequence ATGGCGAAATGGACCGCACAGCACGAGGCCCCCGAGCCCCTGGAGGGTCCCGTCGTCGCGACCGTCGTCGGCGGCACGATCATCTGGTTCGTCCTCTTCCTCGTTCAGCTCCCGTTCTACGGGTGGTTCGCCGACCGGGGCATGTTGTGGTGGGTCTGGACCCCGCTCGCCGGCGCGGCCCTCGGCCTGTTCGGCATCTGGTACGCCCGCGGTCGCGAGGCGGCGATCAAGCGCCACAAGGAACAGCAGGCCGCCGCGGCCGACGGGTCCGGCGCGGCCGGAGCACAGTAG
- a CDS encoding NCS2 family permease, with protein MSTSAPAAAPTNAMERHFKISERGSTVAREVRGGLATFFAMAYIIVLNPIILGSAKDMYGHQLDGGQLVTATVLTAAFSTLLMGVIGNVPIALAAGLGVNTVVALQLAPRMSWPDAMGMVVLAGFVVMLLVATGLRERVMNAVPLGLRKGIAIGIGLFIMLIGLVDSGFVTRIPDAAHTTVPLQLGGNGHLDGWPVLIFVLGVLLTLTLLIRKTPGAILISIVVMTVIAVVVQLVTDLPAAAWGLTVPEWPGNPVAAPDFGLVGQVSLFGGFEKVGMLTGVLFVFTVLLSCFFDAMGTILGVGDEAKLTRPDGTFPGINRVLLIDGLAVASGGATSSSATTCFVESTAGVGEGARTGLANVVTGGLFAVSLFLTPLATMVPSQAATPALIAVGFLILAGSIRDIDWSDFTIAVPAFLAMVMMPFTYSITNGIGIGFISFCVLRLTTGRGREVPPAMYVVAAVFVFYYAMPALGLT; from the coding sequence ATGAGCACCTCGGCACCCGCCGCGGCCCCCACCAACGCCATGGAGCGCCACTTCAAGATCTCGGAGCGCGGTTCTACCGTCGCCCGCGAGGTCCGGGGCGGCCTGGCGACCTTCTTCGCGATGGCCTACATCATCGTGCTCAACCCGATCATCCTGGGCAGCGCGAAGGACATGTACGGCCACCAGCTCGACGGCGGTCAGCTCGTCACCGCCACGGTCCTGACGGCCGCGTTCTCCACCCTGCTCATGGGGGTCATCGGCAACGTCCCCATCGCGCTCGCGGCCGGCCTCGGCGTCAACACCGTCGTGGCCCTCCAGCTCGCCCCCCGGATGAGCTGGCCCGACGCCATGGGCATGGTGGTGCTGGCCGGCTTCGTGGTGATGCTGCTCGTCGCCACCGGCCTGCGCGAGCGGGTCATGAACGCCGTCCCGCTGGGCCTGCGCAAGGGCATCGCGATCGGCATCGGCCTGTTCATCATGCTGATCGGCCTGGTGGACTCGGGCTTCGTCACCCGCATCCCGGACGCCGCGCACACCACGGTCCCGCTCCAGCTCGGCGGCAACGGCCACCTGGACGGCTGGCCCGTACTCATCTTCGTGCTCGGCGTGCTGCTCACGCTCACCCTGCTGATCCGCAAGACCCCCGGCGCGATCCTGATCTCCATCGTCGTCATGACCGTGATCGCGGTCGTCGTGCAGCTGGTCACCGACCTGCCGGCTGCCGCCTGGGGGCTGACCGTGCCGGAGTGGCCGGGCAACCCGGTGGCCGCGCCCGACTTCGGGCTCGTGGGTCAGGTCAGCCTCTTCGGCGGCTTCGAGAAGGTCGGGATGCTCACCGGCGTCCTGTTCGTCTTCACCGTGCTGCTGTCCTGCTTCTTCGACGCCATGGGCACCATCCTGGGCGTCGGCGACGAGGCCAAGCTGACGCGGCCGGACGGCACCTTCCCCGGCATCAACCGGGTGCTGCTGATCGACGGACTGGCCGTCGCCTCGGGCGGCGCGACCTCCTCCTCCGCCACCACCTGCTTCGTGGAGTCCACGGCCGGCGTCGGCGAGGGCGCCCGCACGGGCCTGGCGAACGTCGTGACGGGCGGCCTCTTCGCCGTGTCGCTGTTCCTCACGCCGCTGGCGACCATGGTCCCGTCCCAGGCGGCGACCCCCGCACTGATCGCGGTGGGCTTCCTGATCCTGGCCGGATCGATCAGGGACATCGACTGGAGCGACTTCACCATCGCCGTCCCGGCCTTCCTGGCCATGGTGATGATGCCCTTCACCTACTCGATCACGAACGGCATCGGCATCGGCTTCATCAGCTTCTGCGTCCTGCGCCTGACGACCGGCCGGGGCCGCGAGGTCCCGCCCGCCATGTACGTCGTCGCGGCGGTGTTCGTCTTCTACTACGCGATGCCCGCCCTCGGCCTCACGTAG
- the thpR gene encoding RNA 2',3'-cyclic phosphodiesterase — MRLFAAVMPPPPAVAALRDAVRALPPEPGLRWTAEAGWHFTLAFMGEVREAVLPDLHARLARAAARTEAFSLRFHGAGHFGENTLWAGAAGGLDGMRMLAERADAAARRAGVPMEQHHRYTPHLTLARGRTGGGVDLGPLLESLAGFEGAPWRVDTLSLVRSNLPVSGIPGEQPRYEVVGAWPLAATR; from the coding sequence ATGAGGCTGTTCGCCGCCGTGATGCCGCCCCCGCCCGCCGTCGCCGCACTGCGGGACGCCGTACGCGCCCTGCCGCCCGAACCGGGCCTGCGCTGGACCGCGGAGGCCGGCTGGCACTTCACCCTCGCCTTCATGGGCGAGGTCCGCGAGGCCGTGCTCCCCGACCTGCACGCCCGCCTGGCCCGCGCCGCCGCCCGCACCGAGGCGTTCTCGCTGCGGTTCCACGGCGCCGGGCACTTCGGGGAGAACACCCTGTGGGCCGGGGCCGCCGGCGGGCTCGACGGGATGCGGATGCTCGCGGAGCGCGCGGACGCCGCCGCCCGGCGGGCCGGCGTCCCGATGGAACAGCACCACCGGTACACGCCCCACCTGACCCTGGCCCGCGGCCGGACCGGCGGCGGCGTGGACCTGGGCCCCCTGCTGGAGTCCCTCGCCGGCTTCGAGGGCGCGCCCTGGCGGGTCGACACCCTCAGCCTCGTGCGCAGCAACCTGCCCGTGAGCGGGATCCCGGGCGAGCAGCCCCGCTACGAGGTCGTCGGCGCCTGGCCCCTGGCCGCGACCCGCTGA
- a CDS encoding DUF3027 domain-containing protein, with protein MSAATTRSRTPDRLCAEAVDLARAAAEEAAAPGVVGEHLSVVAEGDRVVTHLFECKDPGYRGWRWAVTVTRASRAKNVTLDETVLLPGDDALLAPEWVPWSERLRPGDMGPGDLLPTDAEDLRLESGWSGEDAPPPNSVVSTEMAELVEAEDADVTDRTVVPVRGSITSVAEELGMRRARVLSRYGLHSAADRWDEAFGAKTPMAQAAPASCVSCGFLVAIGGSLGQAFGVCANEFGPADGRLVSLSYGCGGHSEAAVMPKPLRPAPPVLDSMASDEFPLRPSRDTGSVPSGDLTPADLGHS; from the coding sequence GTGAGTGCTGCGACGACGCGAAGCCGTACCCCCGACCGCCTGTGCGCCGAGGCGGTAGACCTCGCCCGCGCGGCGGCCGAGGAAGCCGCCGCCCCCGGAGTGGTGGGCGAGCACCTCTCGGTCGTCGCCGAGGGCGACCGGGTCGTCACGCACCTCTTCGAGTGCAAGGACCCCGGCTACCGCGGTTGGCGCTGGGCCGTCACCGTGACCCGGGCCTCCCGTGCGAAGAACGTCACCCTCGACGAAACGGTGCTGCTTCCCGGCGACGACGCCCTGCTGGCACCCGAGTGGGTGCCGTGGAGCGAGCGGCTGCGGCCCGGGGACATGGGTCCCGGGGACCTGCTGCCCACCGATGCCGAGGACCTGCGGCTGGAGTCCGGCTGGTCGGGCGAGGACGCGCCGCCGCCGAACTCGGTCGTGTCCACCGAGATGGCCGAACTGGTCGAGGCCGAGGACGCGGACGTCACCGACCGCACCGTCGTGCCGGTGCGCGGTTCCATCACCTCGGTCGCCGAGGAACTGGGCATGCGGCGGGCCCGGGTGCTGTCCCGTTACGGCCTGCACAGCGCGGCGGACCGCTGGGACGAGGCGTTCGGCGCGAAGACCCCGATGGCCCAGGCGGCGCCCGCCTCCTGTGTGTCGTGCGGGTTCCTCGTCGCGATCGGCGGCTCGCTGGGCCAGGCCTTCGGCGTCTGCGCGAACGAGTTCGGTCCCGCGGACGGCCGGCTGGTCTCCCTGTCCTACGGCTGTGGCGGCCACTCGGAGGCCGCGGTCATGCCGAAGCCGCTGCGTCCCGCGCCGCCGGTGCTGGACTCGATGGCCTCGGACGAGTTCCCCCTGCGGCCGTCCCGCGACACCGGCTCGGTGCCGAGCGGCGACCTCACCCCCGCGGACCTCGGCCACTCCTGA
- a CDS encoding MarR family winged helix-turn-helix transcriptional regulator has translation MHDLSHGDDAAAVNDLRSAVMRLGRRLKHQRVDESLSPTEMSVLGTLARCGQATPGELARREHVQPPSMTRIVALLEAKGLVRLEPHPDDRRQKVVSQTEEAEAMLEESRRKRNAFLAGLAAELTEDEWAKLREAAPVLEKLAHL, from the coding sequence ATGCACGACCTTTCCCATGGTGACGACGCCGCCGCCGTGAACGATCTCCGCTCCGCCGTCATGCGGCTGGGCCGCCGACTCAAGCACCAGCGGGTCGACGAGTCACTGAGCCCGACCGAGATGTCGGTGCTCGGCACACTCGCCCGCTGCGGCCAGGCCACCCCCGGTGAGCTGGCCCGGCGCGAGCACGTACAGCCGCCGTCGATGACCCGCATCGTCGCGTTGCTGGAAGCCAAGGGACTGGTCAGGCTGGAGCCGCACCCCGACGACCGCCGCCAGAAGGTGGTCAGCCAGACCGAGGAGGCCGAAGCGATGCTCGAAGAGAGCCGTCGCAAGCGCAACGCCTTCCTGGCCGGGCTCGCGGCCGAGCTGACCGAGGACGAATGGGCCAAGCTCCGCGAGGCCGCGCCCGTCCTGGAGAAGCTCGCGCACCTGTAA
- a CDS encoding aldo/keto reductase, translating into MKYTQLGRTGLKVSRLVLGTMNFGPQTGEPESHAIMDAALDAGINYFDTANVYGWGENKGRTEEIIGTWFAQGGRRREKTVLATKVYGSMAPEGESWPNYDRLSALNIRRAVDASLKRLNTDHIDVYQFHHVDRRTPFEEIWQAVEVLIQQGKILYAGSSNFPGWKIAQANESAARAGRLGLVSEQCLYNLAERRAEMEVIPAAEAYGLGVIPWSPLHGGLLGGAIRKSAESGRTASGRSADALSNSSVRAQVQAYEDLLDKHGLEPGEVALAWLLTRPGVTGPIVGPRTPEQLASALRAVELELSEEVLAGLDEIFPGPGASPEAFAW; encoded by the coding sequence ATGAAGTACACGCAGCTCGGACGCACCGGCCTCAAGGTCAGCCGACTTGTACTCGGCACCATGAACTTCGGCCCCCAGACCGGGGAGCCCGAAAGCCACGCCATCATGGACGCGGCCCTCGACGCCGGCATCAACTACTTCGACACGGCCAATGTGTACGGCTGGGGCGAGAACAAGGGCCGGACCGAGGAGATCATCGGCACCTGGTTCGCCCAGGGCGGCCGCCGTCGGGAGAAGACGGTCCTCGCCACCAAGGTCTACGGCTCCATGGCCCCGGAGGGCGAGTCGTGGCCCAACTACGACCGGCTCTCGGCGCTGAACATCCGGCGGGCGGTCGACGCCAGCCTCAAGCGCCTGAACACCGACCACATCGACGTCTACCAGTTCCACCACGTGGACCGGCGGACCCCCTTCGAGGAGATCTGGCAGGCCGTCGAGGTCCTGATCCAGCAGGGGAAGATCCTCTACGCGGGCTCCTCGAACTTCCCCGGCTGGAAGATCGCCCAGGCCAACGAGAGCGCCGCGCGCGCCGGCCGGCTCGGTCTGGTCAGCGAGCAGTGCCTCTACAACCTGGCCGAGCGGCGCGCCGAGATGGAGGTCATCCCGGCCGCCGAGGCGTACGGGCTCGGCGTCATCCCGTGGTCGCCGCTGCACGGCGGGCTGCTGGGCGGGGCCATCCGCAAGTCCGCGGAGTCGGGTCGCACCGCGTCCGGCCGTTCGGCGGACGCGCTGTCCAACAGCTCCGTACGGGCGCAGGTGCAGGCGTACGAGGACCTGCTGGACAAGCACGGCCTGGAGCCCGGCGAGGTCGCCCTGGCCTGGCTGCTGACCCGTCCGGGGGTCACCGGGCCGATCGTCGGCCCGCGGACGCCCGAGCAGCTCGCGTCGGCGCTGCGCGCGGTGGAACTGGAGCTCTCGGAGGAGGTCCTGGCGGGCCTCGACGAGATCTTCCCGGGTCCGGGAGCCTCGCCGGAGGCCTTTGCCTGGTAG